From a single Phragmites australis chromosome 7, lpPhrAust1.1, whole genome shotgun sequence genomic region:
- the LOC133924599 gene encoding exosome complex component RRP4 homolog, translating into MRDLHLSLNQTQRVRLESAFHELQALAPAANASAAAAVTVADTIPVNHEDNILKGHGTSDQDGEVVATLCGLVERVNKLVYVRTLRARYKPEVGDIIVGRVIEIAPKRWRLEINFSQDAVLMLSSMNLPDGIQRRRTAVDELNMRSIFEENDVICAEVRGFQHDGSLHLQARSQKYGKLERGQLLTVPAYLVKRRKQHFHHLEQYDVDLILGCNGFIWVGEHVVVGEKTNTTGDQQKSSTEVENFTPLETRKHICRLANAVRLLSALGFTLTIELIIDTAEASASSNVEINDMLGAEFYVLTAEREAKRRADLLKKKSGSR; encoded by the exons ATGAGGGACCTCCATCTCTCGCTGAACCAGACCCAGCGGGTCCGCCTCGAGTCCGCGTTCCACGAGCTCCAGGCCCTCGCCCCCGCCGCCAacgcgtccgccgccgccgccgtcaccgtcgcggacaccATCCCCGTCAATCACGAGGACAACATCCTCAA GGGGCACGGGACGTCGGACCAGGACGGGGAGGTGGTGGCGACGCTGTGCGGGCTGGTGGAGCGGGTCAACAAACTGGTCTACGTGCGTACGCTCAGGGCAAG GTATAAGCCAGAGGTTGGTGATATCATAGTTGGCCGTGTCATCGAG ATTGCTCCTAAGCGCTGGAGGTTGGAGATAAATTTTAGCCAAGATGCTGTTTTGATGCTTTCTTCTATGAATTTACCTGATGGTATTCAG AGAAGGAGAACTGCTGTTGATGAACTTAATATGCGGAGTATCTTTGAAGAAAATGATGTTATCTGT GCTGAAGTTCGTGGTTTCCAGCATGATGGATCTCTGCACCTACAAGCAAGAAGTCAAAAGTATGGAAAG CTTGAGAGGGGTCAATTGCTCACAGTACCTGCTTACTTGGTAAAACGACGGAAACAGCATTTCCATCATCTCGAGCAATATGATGTCGATTTGATTCTTGGATGCAACGGATTCATCTGGGTAGGTGAGCATGTTGTGGTGGGTGAAAAGACTAATACGACTGGAGATCAGCAGAAGTCGAGCACTGAAGTAGAGAATTTCACCCCATTAGAAACGAGGAAGCATATTTGCCGGCTTGCCAACGCAGTACGCCTCCTTTCAGCCCTAGGGTTCACTTTGACTATCGAACTGATAATTGATACTGCAGAAGCAAGTGCATCATCAAATGTTGAGATAAATGACATGCTTGGGGCTGAATTTTATGTTCTGACCGCGGAGAGAGAAGCCAAGCGTCGAGCTGATCTGTTGAAAAAGAAGAGTGGGTCAAGGTAA
- the LOC133923574 gene encoding uncharacterized protein LOC133923574, with amino-acid sequence MERGERQKVDPVPNEAERRQLKARRDYEIVTEQFWPLMEKIDEWLEQHRAPEGLEETQASDVEDGASPVQTPSEGLADTIRRFLRELDGSDEASGSGQATYQKPEVAPTDPKTEASPP; translated from the exons ATGGAGAGAGGCGAGAGGCAGAAGGTGGATCCAGTGCCCAACGAGGCAGAGAGGAGGCAGCTCAAGGCCCGGCGGGACTATGAGATCGTCACTGAACAG TTCTGGCCACTTATGGAGAAGATCGATGAATGGCTGGAGCAGCACAGAGCACCTGAAGGCCTGGAAGAGACACAG GCTTCTGACGTCGAGGATGGCGCCTCACCTGTGCAAACTCCCTCTGAAGGGCTGGCGGACACCATCCGGAGGTTCCTGCGAGAGCTCGATGGGAGCGACGAGGCAAGCGGGAGCGGCCAGGCCACCTATCAAAAGCCCGAGGTTGCCCCCACCGATCCGAAGACCGAGGCTTCTCCCCCTTGA